A region from the Desulfovibrio sp. Huiquan2017 genome encodes:
- a CDS encoding Tad domain-containing protein: MPCSARTNPSRSSRRQPCRSPRPRRASASALMALLLPVLLGVAGIAVDMGNMYLTHTRLQAAVDAGALAGSLELPYDPDLSKGVVRQAVRDMVAANMEEAKVTSITAGTEIRSVKVTAQAEVGMLLMEVLGMAGKTVEASAMAGFNKLEVVFVIDNSGSMRGTPIDMVKQASSELTDLLIPDGTTPDTKVGLVPFRGKIRLGEAVDGYAKGCVNADGSLNQGIHEDFMDAYYALPYYYRRSITLDTCSSIPTVLALSRDKHQIIAAIDSQTATGAASGTIISEGIKWGRNILTPEAPFTQGGSKDDFRKIMIVLTDGDTEDGECGGAYRASYRPNNYWTNAYYGMGVDTAHCNDGGVLNADMLAEAQAAKDAGIEIFSIRFGSSDNTDINLMKKIASSKEGTDDHYFDAPSVYDIPDIFKKIGKQLGWRLL, translated from the coding sequence ATGCCCTGTTCGGCAAGGACGAACCCCTCACGCTCGTCGCGCAGACAACCATGCCGCTCCCCTAGGCCCCGCCGGGCCTCCGCCAGCGCCCTCATGGCCCTGTTGCTGCCCGTCCTTCTCGGGGTGGCGGGCATCGCCGTGGACATGGGCAACATGTACCTGACCCACACCAGGCTCCAGGCCGCCGTGGACGCGGGCGCTCTGGCCGGCAGCCTGGAGCTGCCCTACGACCCGGACCTGTCCAAAGGCGTCGTCCGCCAGGCCGTGCGGGACATGGTTGCCGCCAACATGGAAGAGGCCAAGGTCACGTCCATCACCGCAGGCACCGAAATCCGCAGCGTCAAGGTCACGGCCCAGGCAGAGGTCGGAATGCTCCTCATGGAAGTCCTGGGCATGGCGGGAAAGACCGTGGAGGCCAGCGCCATGGCGGGCTTCAACAAACTTGAAGTGGTCTTCGTCATCGACAACTCCGGTTCCATGAGGGGGACACCCATCGACATGGTCAAGCAGGCCTCCAGCGAACTGACCGACCTGCTCATCCCCGACGGGACCACTCCCGACACCAAGGTCGGATTGGTTCCCTTCCGCGGCAAGATCCGTCTGGGCGAGGCCGTGGACGGCTACGCCAAGGGCTGCGTCAACGCGGACGGCTCGCTGAACCAGGGCATCCACGAGGACTTCATGGACGCATACTACGCCCTGCCCTACTACTACCGGCGCTCCATAACCCTGGACACCTGCTCCAGCATTCCGACCGTATTGGCCCTCAGCCGCGACAAACACCAGATCATCGCGGCCATCGACTCCCAGACCGCCACGGGCGCGGCCTCGGGAACGATCATCTCCGAAGGCATCAAGTGGGGGAGGAACATCCTCACCCCCGAAGCACCCTTCACCCAGGGCGGAAGCAAGGACGACTTCCGCAAGATCATGATCGTGCTGACCGACGGCGACACCGAAGACGGCGAGTGCGGCGGGGCCTATCGCGCCAGCTACAGGCCCAACAATTACTGGACCAACGCCTACTACGGCATGGGCGTGGACACCGCCCATTGCAACGACGGCGGCGTGCTCAACGCGGACATGCTCGCCGAGGCCCAGGCGGCCAAGGACGCAGGTATCGAGATATTCTCCATCCGATTCGGCTCCTCGGACAATACCGACATCAACCTCATGAAGAAAATAGCCTCAAGCAAGGAGGGGACCGACGACCATTACTTCGACGCCCCGTCCGTCTACGACATTCCCGACATTTTCAAGAAAATCGGCAAGCAGCTCGGCTG
- a CDS encoding TadE/TadG family type IV pilus assembly protein, whose protein sequence is MRKIEKGRRGMAAVEFALLLPVLALLILLLMQGGNAMHTYSALVEASREGARHVVTAGDSADVAALVAAVVADLDPDKLSTNVTTDTLDNTVTVEVSYVYDIFGSQSGNALFGKDEPLTLVAQTTMPLP, encoded by the coding sequence ATGAGAAAGATAGAAAAAGGACGCCGGGGGATGGCCGCCGTGGAATTCGCCCTGCTGCTTCCCGTGCTGGCGCTCCTGATCCTGCTCCTGATGCAGGGCGGAAACGCCATGCACACCTATTCCGCTTTAGTGGAAGCCAGCCGCGAGGGTGCCCGGCACGTGGTCACGGCGGGCGACTCCGCCGACGTGGCGGCCCTGGTCGCCGCCGTGGTCGCCGATCTCGACCCGGACAAGCTGTCCACCAACGTGACCACCGACACCCTCGACAACACCGTCACAGTAGAGGTTTCCTATGTTTATGACATCTTCGGCTCGCAGAGCGGCAATGCCCTGTTCGGCAAGGACGAACCCCTCACGCTCGTCGCGCAGACAACCATGCCGCTCCCCTAG